A part of Dehalogenimonas sp. W genomic DNA contains:
- a CDS encoding class I SAM-dependent methyltransferase, producing the protein MLDHKKAEFDAIAPGWYNFRHYTIFGSELTALADRWIEGKLLNAGCGHGADFLPFRGRFELSGIDLSSEMLKYAAKYAAKHQFDVKLDLADMRSLPFPDSHFDQVIAVASLHHIKTRSEQLLALQEIKRVLRPEGELFLTVWNAGQPKFWFTRRDTFIPWRTGGRSVNRFYHLFTYGEIKKLARRAGFEIISISPEANHKGLFKYFSRNICLLLRKPAS; encoded by the coding sequence ATGCTTGACCATAAAAAGGCCGAATTTGATGCTATCGCCCCTGGCTGGTATAACTTCCGTCACTACACCATTTTTGGTAGTGAGCTGACCGCCCTAGCTGACCGCTGGATTGAAGGTAAATTGCTGAACGCCGGTTGCGGTCATGGTGCAGACTTCCTTCCATTCCGAGGCCGCTTTGAATTGTCTGGCATTGACCTGTCGTCAGAAATGCTGAAATATGCCGCCAAATATGCCGCCAAACACCAATTTGACGTCAAGTTAGACCTTGCCGACATGCGGTCACTGCCATTTCCAGATAGCCATTTTGACCAGGTGATTGCTGTAGCCAGCCTCCATCACATAAAAACCCGATCGGAACAGTTACTTGCCTTGCAGGAAATTAAACGGGTCTTAAGACCGGAAGGCGAACTGTTTTTGACGGTCTGGAATGCCGGGCAGCCAAAATTCTGGTTCACGCGCCGTGACACCTTCATTCCCTGGCGTACAGGTGGCAGAAGTGTCAACCGTTTCTACCATCTATTTACCTACGGGGAGATAAAAAAGCTGGCCCGCCGTGCCGGTTTTGAAATAATTTCCATCAGCCCGGAGGCTAATCACAAAGGACTTTTCAAATATTTTTCCCGCAATATTTGTCTCCTGCTTAGAAAACCTGCATCATAA
- a CDS encoding tautomerase family protein: protein MPVISIEMHEGRTIAQKKQLVEGITAEFVKIGTPAEKVTIIFRDVPKHDWASGGKLAAESSIRQL, encoded by the coding sequence ATGCCCGTTATAAGTATTGAAATGCACGAAGGTCGTACCATCGCTCAGAAGAAACAACTCGTCGAAGGCATCACCGCTGAATTCGTTAAAATCGGCACTCCAGCGGAAAAGGTCACCATTATCTTTCGGGACGTCCCGAAACATGACTGGGCCAGCGGCGGTAAACTAGCCGCCGAGTCGTCCATTCGCCAGCTGTAA
- a CDS encoding epoxyqueuosine reductase QueH, whose amino-acid sequence MNCPRLLVHCCCVHCSAYTLQYWREQGYDVTAYWYNPNIHPNKEHQQRLESLGAYLKGKSIELIWENDYNPADYYAAIGNRGENRCIGCYSIRLVKTREYAEGAGYDGFTSSLLISLQQDHQSVIDQALRATGETGSRFKYADIRKSYSESRRMTKQRPWLYRQTYCGCSFSEAEAAAKLRYKEFLQRDERQP is encoded by the coding sequence ATGAATTGCCCCCGTTTACTGGTACACTGTTGCTGTGTGCACTGTTCCGCCTATACTCTTCAGTATTGGCGCGAACAAGGTTATGACGTTACGGCCTACTGGTATAACCCAAATATTCACCCTAATAAGGAGCATCAGCAGCGGTTGGAATCGCTGGGTGCCTATCTTAAAGGCAAGTCTATTGAGTTGATCTGGGAGAACGACTACAACCCGGCAGATTATTACGCCGCAATCGGGAATAGAGGCGAAAACCGATGCATTGGTTGCTATTCTATCCGACTCGTTAAAACTAGGGAATATGCAGAAGGGGCTGGTTATGATGGTTTTACCAGCAGTCTGTTAATCAGCCTGCAACAAGATCATCAGTCCGTCATAGATCAGGCGTTAAGGGCGACAGGTGAAACCGGATCCAGATTCAAGTATGCTGACATACGGAAAAGCTACAGTGAAAGCCGACGAATGACCAAACAGCGACCGTGGCTATATCGTCAAACCTATTGTGGTTGTTCATTCAGTGAGGCTGAGGCAGCTGCAAAGCTCAGGTACAAAGAATTTTTACAGCGAGACGAACGGCAACCATGA
- the ruvB gene encoding Holliday junction branch migration DNA helicase RuvB, with translation MTERIISSQNNNEDDGLDTSLRPKSLDDFIGQAKLRDNLDIAMAAARERGEALDHVLLYGPPGLGKTTLAHIIARDMGVSIRITAGPAIERAGDLAAILTGLQPHDVLFIDEIHRLGRAVEEILYPAMEDFALDIVIGKGPGAKSLRLKLPPFTLIGATTRYAMLSSPLRDRFGSVFRLDYYTEPDIEAIVKRSANILGVTADTPGLRELACRARGTPRVANRLLKRVRDYAQVRGDGFIDQEIAVAALGRLEVDDVGLDSIDHHLLKTIIEKFSGGPVGLETLAAAISEDADTIMDIYEPYLMQLGFLERTSRGRVATPRAYAHLKIKHSRRGNQQNPLL, from the coding sequence ATGACAGAACGAATTATTTCCAGTCAAAACAATAATGAAGACGATGGTCTTGATACCAGTTTAAGACCGAAATCGCTGGATGACTTTATCGGGCAAGCCAAGCTACGTGACAATCTGGATATCGCCATGGCCGCGGCCAGGGAACGCGGGGAAGCACTTGATCATGTACTGCTGTATGGGCCGCCGGGATTAGGTAAAACGACATTAGCTCACATAATTGCCCGGGATATGGGGGTAAGTATCCGGATTACCGCCGGGCCGGCCATTGAACGAGCCGGTGATTTAGCAGCCATTTTGACCGGGCTCCAACCTCATGATGTTTTATTTATTGATGAAATTCATCGGTTGGGACGGGCTGTTGAAGAAATCCTGTATCCAGCCATGGAAGATTTTGCTTTGGATATAGTAATTGGCAAAGGCCCGGGTGCCAAAAGCTTGAGGTTGAAACTGCCGCCGTTTACACTTATAGGGGCTACTACTCGCTATGCCATGTTATCCTCGCCATTAAGGGACCGGTTCGGTTCGGTATTCCGGCTGGACTATTATACTGAGCCCGACATTGAGGCTATTGTCAAACGGAGTGCTAACATATTGGGTGTCACAGCTGACACTCCAGGACTGCGGGAGCTCGCTTGTCGCGCAAGAGGTACGCCGAGGGTAGCCAATCGTCTATTAAAGCGAGTACGGGATTACGCGCAGGTGAGGGGTGACGGGTTCATTGATCAGGAGATTGCCGTTGCGGCGCTGGGCAGGTTGGAAGTGGATGATGTTGGTCTGGATAGTATTGACCATCACCTGCTAAAAACAATTATTGAAAAATTTTCCGGCGGACCTGTTGGATTGGAAACACTGGCAGCGGCAATCAGTGAAGATGCCGATACCATTATGGATATTTACGAGCCGTATCTGATGCAGCTAGGATTTTTAGAGCGGACATCGCGTGGGCGGGTGGCTACACCAAGAGCGTACGCTCATTTGAAGATCAAGCACAGCCGTAGAGGAAACCAGCAGAATCCGCTGCTGTAG
- the rimI gene encoding ribosomal protein S18-alanine N-acetyltransferase, with the protein MNTDYIVRPMNRKDVTQVASIDREAFPTMWPPMNFYRELENQLASYLVLVEKTAVIEQSDIENEEDGISGKVKRWLTPHGKDQGKIIAFAGFWIMAGEAHIIGVAVKSEYRRQGLGTLILQELIDQAKQRQADCVTLEVRMSNYEAQRLYASLGFVEMGVRRAYYTDNREDAVIMTLKPVASGNKALGKASDL; encoded by the coding sequence ATGAACACTGACTATATCGTCAGACCGATGAACCGGAAAGACGTAACACAGGTAGCTTCCATTGATCGGGAGGCCTTTCCCACCATGTGGCCGCCGATGAATTTTTATCGGGAACTGGAAAACCAACTGGCTTCTTATCTGGTCTTGGTTGAAAAAACGGCGGTTATAGAACAAAGCGATATCGAAAATGAAGAGGACGGGATTTCTGGTAAAGTAAAGAGGTGGCTGACGCCACACGGGAAAGACCAGGGAAAAATCATTGCCTTTGCCGGTTTTTGGATCATGGCCGGCGAAGCTCATATCATCGGAGTAGCGGTAAAAAGCGAGTATCGGCGACAAGGGCTTGGGACGCTGATTCTGCAAGAGTTGATAGACCAGGCTAAGCAACGGCAGGCTGACTGTGTAACATTGGAAGTCAGGATGTCCAATTACGAAGCGCAACGTTTGTATGCCAGTCTCGGTTTTGTGGAAATGGGGGTAAGGAGGGCTTATTACACCGATAATCGGGAGGATGCGGTGATAATGACGCTGAAACCTGTTGCTTCAGGCAACAAAGCTCTGGGTAAGGCTTCCGACTTATAA
- a CDS encoding DNA-directed RNA polymerase subunit beta, whose product MVSTLPATGVVSSAATRKSYSKIPEVVNVPNLIDIQLASFRWFMEDGLKALVEEISPVKDFNGNRMELEFIGYEFREPRMSEEECQHRDKDYSIPLYVKARLIIKATGEIKEPFEIFFGDLPLMTANGTFITSGTERVVVSQLLRSPGVYFTVQDDTATGRPLCHTSLIPSRGAWLEFETSNRDVISVKIDGRRKIPVTSFLRAIGYGSDQELIDLFADVDTSPDHIYIQSSIEKDPLIRDTAGALIDLYGRLRPGDPANVDNATKLVNDMFFSPDHYDLGAVGRYKVNRRLNLEGKVSEANRALTREDIIAIIKQIININNSVDHADDIDHLGNRRIRTVGELIQNQFRIGLIRLERVARERMSIVPLDQVTPGGLVNIRPVVAAVREFFGGSQLSQFMDQTNPLSELTHKRRLSAMGPGGLSRDRAGFDVRDVHYSHYGRICPIETPEGPNIGLIGSLAAYGRVNRYGFIETPYRKVIRELLNHDLRLVGLAPVEDIMDGGKIVLAAGSIVDDKSFKAIAKLSEQTVKVEPFVSDEIYYLAADEEDKYVIAQAHAQLDGRGRFLDERIESRLGESYLYEPPAKIEYMDISPKQIFSVAASLIPFLEHDDANRALMGANMQRQAVPLLRPEAPLVATGMEKEAVRYSSHVIFARRDGKVQSVTSEKIIVETLDGQEDEYKLVKFMKTNQGTSINQRPIVNRGDNVVAGQVLVDSSATENGELALGQNLVCAFMSWHGYNYEDAIILNERLVKEDRLTSLHITRHELEARDTKLGVEEITRDIPNVGEESLRELDEDGIIRVGAEVGPDDILVGKITPKGETELSAEEKLLRAIFGEKAREVKDTSLRMPHGEWGKVIAVKMFSRDEGDDLPARVNKWVQVWVAQKRQISVGDKLAGRHGNKGIVSIVAPSEDMPFLPDGTPVDVILNPIGVPSRMNLGQILELHLGWAGHLMGFKVRTPVFDGASDVDIEDDLARASIAQMAGLIKLDYAAKNTAEIVKKSVAWLNERGYDGRKVFDSQVVGFAREVCLRLWLTQQGIADVGDINAGELFDRAFKVARDHNIPLPIDGKTLLRDGKTGEYFDQPITVGNMYILKLNHLVEDKVHARSTGPYSLISQQPLGGKAQFGGQRFGEMEVWTLEAYGAAYNLQEMLTIKSDDVTGRAKAYESIVKGEDVSQPGVPESFKVLVKELQSLGLSVEVINEEENRLPAEHLNESQAEEEGSELALAGELAASLLESEVNEEEDKELQDE is encoded by the coding sequence ATGGTTTCAACTTTACCTGCTACCGGTGTAGTATCATCGGCCGCCACCCGCAAATCCTATTCCAAGATCCCCGAAGTGGTAAACGTACCCAATCTCATTGATATCCAATTGGCCTCTTTCCGCTGGTTCATGGAAGACGGGTTGAAAGCGCTGGTTGAAGAGATATCTCCGGTAAAAGACTTCAACGGCAACCGTATGGAACTGGAGTTTATCGGGTATGAATTCAGGGAACCGCGCATGTCCGAAGAAGAATGTCAGCATCGGGACAAAGATTATTCCATTCCTTTATATGTTAAGGCTCGTCTGATAATCAAGGCCACCGGCGAGATCAAGGAGCCGTTTGAGATCTTTTTTGGCGACCTGCCGCTGATGACTGCCAACGGCACTTTCATTACCAGCGGTACCGAAAGAGTCGTCGTCAGCCAGTTGTTACGTTCACCCGGTGTGTATTTTACCGTTCAGGATGATACGGCAACCGGCCGGCCACTGTGCCATACCAGTTTGATACCCAGCCGCGGCGCCTGGCTGGAATTTGAAACTTCAAACCGTGACGTAATCTCGGTAAAAATTGATGGCCGGCGCAAGATTCCGGTCACCAGTTTCTTGCGTGCTATCGGCTACGGTTCAGATCAGGAACTTATAGATTTATTTGCTGATGTGGATACATCGCCGGACCACATATATATACAGTCTTCTATTGAAAAAGATCCGCTGATTCGGGATACAGCCGGGGCTTTGATTGATCTTTACGGGCGGTTGAGACCTGGCGATCCGGCCAACGTTGATAACGCCACCAAGCTGGTTAACGATATGTTCTTCAGCCCTGATCACTACGACCTGGGCGCTGTCGGCCGTTATAAAGTCAACCGGCGGTTGAATTTGGAAGGCAAGGTTAGTGAGGCAAATAGGGCCTTAACCCGGGAAGACATCATTGCTATTATCAAGCAAATCATCAATATCAATAACAGTGTGGATCATGCTGATGATATTGACCATCTGGGCAACCGGCGTATCCGAACGGTAGGGGAACTGATTCAGAATCAGTTCCGTATAGGCCTTATTCGGCTGGAACGGGTTGCAAGGGAGAGGATGAGCATTGTCCCTTTGGATCAGGTGACACCCGGCGGGCTGGTGAATATTCGCCCGGTGGTTGCTGCGGTGCGGGAGTTTTTCGGCGGCTCGCAGTTGTCCCAGTTCATGGATCAGACAAATCCGCTTTCTGAACTGACCCATAAGCGCCGTTTGTCAGCCATGGGTCCCGGCGGTTTGTCTCGCGATCGTGCCGGGTTTGACGTCCGTGACGTTCATTATTCCCATTACGGCCGTATTTGTCCTATTGAAACGCCGGAAGGCCCCAATATCGGCCTAATCGGCTCTCTGGCAGCGTACGGCAGGGTTAATCGTTATGGTTTTATTGAAACCCCTTACCGCAAGGTGATCCGGGAGTTGCTTAATCATGATCTTCGATTGGTCGGCCTGGCGCCGGTTGAGGACATCATGGACGGGGGAAAAATTGTTTTGGCCGCCGGTAGCATTGTGGATGATAAATCTTTCAAGGCCATAGCCAAATTATCGGAGCAGACAGTTAAGGTTGAGCCATTCGTTTCTGATGAAATATATTATCTGGCTGCTGATGAAGAAGATAAGTACGTTATCGCCCAGGCTCACGCCCAACTTGACGGTCGGGGGCGCTTTTTAGACGAACGTATTGAGTCTCGCCTTGGCGAAAGCTATCTCTATGAACCACCGGCCAAGATTGAGTATATGGATATCTCGCCCAAACAGATTTTCAGCGTAGCGGCGTCGTTGATTCCATTTTTGGAACACGATGACGCTAACCGTGCTTTGATGGGCGCCAATATGCAACGGCAGGCAGTGCCTTTGTTGCGGCCCGAAGCACCTTTAGTAGCGACCGGTATGGAAAAAGAAGCTGTTCGTTATAGTTCTCATGTTATATTTGCCCGTCGTGACGGCAAGGTGCAGTCGGTAACCAGCGAGAAAATCATCGTTGAAACCCTTGATGGGCAGGAAGATGAGTACAAGCTGGTCAAGTTCATGAAAACCAATCAGGGCACCAGTATTAACCAGCGTCCCATCGTCAACCGTGGCGATAATGTTGTCGCCGGTCAGGTTTTGGTGGATTCCTCCGCCACTGAAAACGGTGAGCTGGCACTTGGACAGAATCTGGTCTGTGCCTTCATGAGCTGGCACGGCTATAACTACGAAGACGCTATCATTTTGAATGAGCGGTTGGTTAAGGAAGACCGACTGACCTCACTTCACATAACGCGCCATGAACTGGAAGCCAGAGATACCAAGCTGGGCGTTGAAGAAATTACTCGTGATATTCCGAACGTGGGCGAGGAATCACTGCGGGAACTTGATGAAGATGGCATTATCCGCGTCGGGGCTGAGGTAGGGCCTGATGACATTCTGGTGGGAAAAATTACTCCCAAAGGCGAAACCGAGCTGTCAGCCGAAGAGAAGCTGTTGAGAGCCATATTCGGGGAAAAAGCCCGGGAAGTTAAAGACACATCATTACGTATGCCCCATGGCGAATGGGGTAAAGTAATCGCTGTTAAAATGTTCTCTCGCGACGAAGGCGATGACCTGCCGGCCAGGGTCAATAAATGGGTGCAGGTCTGGGTTGCCCAAAAGCGTCAAATTTCTGTAGGCGACAAATTGGCCGGACGTCATGGTAATAAGGGTATTGTTTCCATTGTGGCGCCTTCCGAGGACATGCCTTTTTTGCCTGATGGGACGCCGGTTGACGTGATTCTTAACCCTATCGGGGTGCCTTCCCGTATGAATTTGGGTCAGATACTTGAACTGCACCTGGGATGGGCCGGACATTTGATGGGTTTCAAAGTTCGTACACCTGTTTTTGACGGAGCTTCTGACGTGGATATTGAAGACGATCTGGCACGTGCTTCTATTGCCCAGATGGCTGGTTTGATTAAACTGGACTACGCGGCCAAGAATACCGCTGAAATTGTTAAAAAATCCGTTGCCTGGCTTAACGAGCGTGGCTATGATGGGCGTAAAGTGTTTGACAGCCAGGTTGTCGGGTTTGCCCGCGAAGTATGTTTGCGATTATGGCTGACCCAGCAAGGCATAGCTGATGTTGGCGACATCAACGCCGGGGAGCTCTTTGATCGGGCGTTCAAAGTGGCCAGGGACCATAATATACCATTACCCATTGATGGCAAGACACTGTTACGTGACGGTAAAACCGGTGAATATTTTGACCAGCCGATTACCGTCGGGAACATGTATATTCTGAAGCTGAACCATTTGGTGGAAGACAAGGTTCATGCCCGGTCCACCGGTCCTTACTCCCTGATAAGTCAGCAGCCTTTGGGCGGGAAAGCCCAATTCGGTGGGCAGCGATTCGGTGAGATGGAAGTTTGGACTCTTGAGGCCTATGGCGCCGCATATAACCTTCAGGAAATGCTTACCATCAAAAGTGACGATGTGACCGGACGCGCCAAAGCCTATGAGTCAATTGTCAAAGGTGAAGATGTGTCGCAACCAGGTGTACCGGAATCTTTCAAGGTTCTGGTTAAGGAATTGCAGAGTCTGGGTCTGTCGGTTGAGGTAATCAACGAAGAGGAAAATCGGTTACCGGCGGAGCATTTAAACGAATCTCAAGCCGAGGAAGAAGGCTCGGAACTGGCTTTAGCCGGGGAACTGGCGGCCAGTTTGCTGGAATCTGAGGTAAATGAGGAAGAGGATAAAGAACTACAAGATGAATGA
- the rpoC gene encoding DNA-directed RNA polymerase subunit beta' — protein MNEVIDFDAIRISLASPEQIRGWSYGEVTKPETINYRTLKPERDGLFCERIFGPTKDFECQCGKYKRIRYKGIICDKCGVEVARAKVRRERMGHIELACAVGHIWFTRGIPSRIGLLLDLSTRSLERIIYFSHFVITHVDEVARQAAVDSLEQGRQMELDDREAEINAQVAAMESEGAEIAEINKLRGDFETERAESEEQTAVIVEQLRGLRRGNLLTESVFFELKTRFPEVFDAKMGAEAILDLLRSVDLGEMRNHLILETRSSSGQRRKKASKQLQLVEAFRRSGNKPEWMVLTVLPVLPPDLRPMVQLDGGRFATSDLNDLYRRVINRNNRLSHLLEIGAPEIIIRNEKRMLQEAVDSLIDNGRRGRSVAVSGDHKAKSISDLLRGKQGRFRQNLLGKRVDYSGRSVIVVGPDLKLHQCGLPRKMALELFKPFVMHRLVTDGLAPNIKSARRLVERARPEVYDILEDVVKDRPVMLNRAPTLHRLSIQAFEPVLIDGSAIRIHPLVCAAFNADFDGDQMAVHLPLSKAAVKEAREAMLSIHNMLLPSSGDPVVTPSLDMVFGCFYLTTTRPGLKGENKVFGSFEEAKRYFDRGIIDLRAEIDVRTPEGEMVKTTVGRIIFNEALPQGIAFFNKAVDKSTLRRLIGECIKITSDNEMALSLDHIKRLGFEFATRSGITIAMTDIAVPGPKAEIIAAADHDADLIEHQYAQGLITDDERYNGVVEIWLRATDQIGDAIAKGMDNIGNVYMMANSGAKGNVSQIRQMAGMRGLMTNPSGKIIDFPIKSSLREGLSTIEYFISTHGARKGLADTALRTSGSGYLTRRLIDVTQDLIIYEEDCGTLDGLWIEEPSEKGILPPLAERIAGRLAAMPVADPQTGEILVDRDGEIDDKKAREITAAGVTGVFVRSPMSCGSKRGICQKCYWRDLGRGKTVEFYTAVGILAAQSIGEPGTQLTLRTFHTGGVVGTDITTGLPRVEELFEARPPKAQAIITEIDGNVEIQESDEGRSVRILARENYQDEYDLPDNWNVEVADGQVVDMGSVLATAPEADKEAVHLTTDGESVLIARVGGRMSVEGQKLVIRYEDLDEREYMIPAATHILVANGETVKAGQKLTDGSINPQDILSILGRESVQRYLVEEVQKVYFSQGVHINDKHIEVIVRQMMNKVRVDSSGDTDLVPGELVDKFRFEDINNKILAEGGEPATAHTVLMGITRTSLSTESWLAAASFQETTRVLTDAAIHGKKDILAGLKENVIIGKLIPAQCQSCRDATSEKAAEIESAKLVQIEQLEQPVI, from the coding sequence ATGAATGAAGTAATTGATTTTGATGCCATCCGGATTTCTCTGGCCTCCCCGGAACAAATTCGCGGGTGGTCATACGGCGAGGTAACAAAGCCCGAGACCATAAACTACCGTACGTTAAAACCGGAGCGCGATGGACTGTTTTGTGAGCGGATTTTTGGCCCTACCAAAGATTTTGAGTGCCAGTGCGGCAAATACAAGCGTATCCGTTACAAGGGCATTATTTGCGATAAATGCGGCGTTGAAGTCGCCAGAGCAAAAGTCCGTCGCGAAAGAATGGGGCATATAGAACTGGCCTGTGCTGTTGGTCATATCTGGTTTACCCGGGGTATTCCCAGCCGCATCGGTTTGTTGCTGGATCTCTCTACCCGCAGCCTTGAGAGAATCATCTATTTCTCTCACTTTGTCATTACCCATGTTGATGAAGTTGCCAGGCAAGCTGCAGTGGACAGCCTTGAGCAAGGCCGTCAAATGGAACTGGATGACCGGGAAGCTGAAATTAACGCCCAGGTGGCCGCTATGGAGTCCGAAGGCGCCGAGATTGCCGAAATCAATAAGCTCCGCGGTGACTTTGAAACTGAACGTGCCGAAAGCGAAGAACAGACCGCCGTTATAGTTGAACAATTGCGTGGTCTTCGCCGTGGAAATCTGTTAACGGAGAGCGTGTTTTTTGAGTTGAAAACCCGGTTTCCAGAAGTTTTTGATGCTAAAATGGGTGCCGAGGCGATACTTGACCTTTTAAGGTCTGTTGATCTTGGCGAGATGCGCAACCACCTCATTTTGGAAACACGATCGTCTTCCGGACAAAGGCGGAAGAAAGCCTCCAAACAACTTCAATTGGTTGAGGCTTTCCGGCGCAGCGGTAATAAGCCGGAATGGATGGTGCTGACCGTATTACCGGTGTTGCCGCCTGATTTAAGGCCCATGGTCCAGCTTGACGGCGGTCGGTTTGCTACCTCTGATTTGAATGACCTTTATCGACGCGTCATCAACCGTAACAACCGGTTGAGTCATCTTTTAGAAATCGGCGCGCCGGAAATTATTATCCGCAACGAAAAGCGCATGTTGCAGGAAGCGGTTGATTCATTGATAGATAACGGTCGCCGGGGACGCAGTGTAGCTGTGTCCGGCGATCACAAGGCTAAATCAATATCCGACCTGTTAAGGGGAAAGCAAGGCCGGTTCCGGCAGAATCTTCTCGGAAAACGGGTTGATTACTCTGGACGGTCGGTTATTGTGGTCGGGCCGGATCTGAAACTACATCAATGCGGTCTGCCGCGCAAAATGGCTTTAGAGTTGTTTAAACCATTTGTGATGCATCGCCTGGTTACTGATGGTTTAGCCCCAAATATAAAGAGCGCCCGACGACTGGTTGAAAGAGCCAGACCCGAAGTATATGACATTCTTGAGGATGTCGTTAAAGACCGACCGGTAATGCTGAACCGGGCTCCGACGTTGCACCGGCTGTCAATTCAGGCGTTTGAACCAGTGCTGATTGACGGTTCGGCGATCCGGATTCACCCTCTGGTCTGCGCTGCCTTTAATGCTGACTTTGACGGAGACCAGATGGCGGTTCATCTGCCGTTATCCAAGGCGGCCGTTAAAGAAGCCCGGGAGGCCATGCTTTCCATCCACAATATGTTGTTGCCTTCCAGCGGGGATCCGGTAGTGACCCCCAGCTTGGATATGGTTTTCGGTTGTTTCTATCTGACTACCACACGCCCTGGCCTGAAGGGTGAGAACAAAGTCTTCGGGAGTTTTGAAGAAGCCAAACGATATTTTGACCGGGGCATCATTGACCTGCGGGCGGAAATCGATGTACGGACACCTGAAGGGGAGATGGTCAAAACCACGGTCGGACGCATTATCTTTAATGAGGCCCTGCCCCAGGGGATAGCGTTTTTCAACAAAGCTGTGGATAAATCAACCTTACGCCGTTTGATCGGCGAGTGTATTAAGATCACCAGCGACAATGAAATGGCCTTGTCATTGGATCACATCAAGAGACTGGGCTTTGAGTTCGCCACCCGTTCGGGTATCACCATTGCCATGACCGATATCGCTGTCCCTGGTCCGAAGGCGGAAATTATCGCCGCTGCTGATCACGACGCTGATTTGATTGAGCACCAGTATGCTCAGGGTTTGATCACAGACGATGAGCGCTATAACGGCGTTGTAGAAATCTGGTTGCGAGCAACCGACCAAATCGGCGATGCCATCGCCAAGGGCATGGATAACATCGGCAACGTGTATATGATGGCTAATTCCGGAGCCAAAGGTAACGTTTCTCAGATCAGACAGATGGCTGGTATGAGAGGTTTAATGACTAATCCTTCCGGTAAGATCATTGATTTTCCCATCAAGTCCAGTCTGCGGGAAGGTCTTTCTACTATTGAATACTTCATTTCTACCCATGGCGCCCGAAAAGGTCTGGCCGATACGGCATTGCGTACTTCCGGTTCCGGCTACCTTACCCGGAGGTTGATTGATGTTACCCAGGACCTGATTATCTACGAAGAAGACTGCGGTACCTTGGACGGTCTGTGGATTGAGGAACCTTCAGAGAAAGGTATTTTGCCGCCGTTAGCCGAGCGAATTGCCGGACGGTTGGCCGCGATGCCGGTGGCCGATCCTCAGACTGGTGAAATACTGGTTGATCGGGACGGTGAAATTGATGACAAGAAGGCTAGGGAGATTACGGCAGCCGGCGTTACCGGCGTGTTCGTGCGCTCTCCGATGTCCTGTGGGTCCAAGCGCGGTATTTGTCAGAAATGTTACTGGCGTGACCTGGGGCGCGGTAAGACGGTTGAGTTCTATACTGCCGTTGGTATTCTGGCCGCTCAGAGCATCGGCGAACCAGGTACCCAGCTTACTTTGCGGACGTTTCATACCGGTGGTGTGGTGGGTACAGATATTACCACCGGTTTGCCTCGCGTTGAAGAACTGTTTGAGGCCCGACCGCCCAAAGCTCAGGCGATTATCACGGAAATTGACGGTAACGTTGAAATTCAGGAGAGTGATGAAGGCCGCAGTGTGCGGATTCTGGCTAGAGAGAACTATCAGGATGAATACGATTTACCTGATAATTGGAATGTTGAAGTCGCCGACGGACAAGTGGTGGACATGGGTTCGGTATTGGCTACTGCTCCTGAAGCCGATAAGGAAGCTGTTCATCTTACTACGGACGGTGAATCTGTTCTGATTGCCAGAGTCGGTGGCCGCATGAGCGTTGAAGGACAAAAACTGGTTATCAGATATGAAGATCTTGATGAGCGGGAATATATGATTCCTGCAGCTACTCATATCCTGGTCGCCAATGGTGAAACTGTAAAAGCCGGACAAAAATTGACCGACGGTTCTATCAACCCGCAGGATATATTGTCGATTCTTGGTCGTGAATCTGTACAGCGGTATCTGGTTGAGGAAGTTCAAAAAGTTTACTTTTCTCAGGGTGTTCACATTAATGACAAGCATATTGAAGTCATTGTCAGGCAGATGATGAACAAGGTTCGCGTTGATTCTTCCGGCGACACTGACCTGGTACCGGGAGAACTCGTGGATAAGTTCCGCTTTGAGGATATCAATAACAAGATACTGGCTGAAGGTGGAGAACCGGCCACTGCGCACACGGTTTTGATGGGTATTACCCGTACCAGTTTGTCCACCGAATCCTGGCTGGCGGCCGCCTCATTCCAGGAGACCACCCGGGTGTTGACCGATGCAGCCATTCATGGGAAGAAAGATATTTTGGCCGGGCTGAAAGAAAATGTGATCATTGGTAAACTCATTCCTGCCCAGTGTCAATCATGCCGGGATGCAACATCCGAGAAAGCAGCAGAAATTGAATCTGCCAAACTGGTTCAGATTGAGCAACTTGAACAGCCTGTAATTTAA